Genomic segment of bacterium:
AAAAACAATAGTATCATGTTCACGAGCTATTATGTCTATCTCTCCATGGCCGGAACGAAAATTTTTACATACAATCTTGTAGCCAAGCTTTTCTAAAAATTTTACAGCTTCGAATTCTCCTCTTCCTCCTGTAACAAGATTCCTTCCGTTGTTCGTCATAAGTTCCCCCATCCTCCGATTTTGAATGATCTTCTGTGAATCGGGCACATACCGAATTTTTTAACTGACAGAACGTGTTCTTTTGTGCCGTAACCTTTATGTTTGTTAAATCCATATTCCGGATATATTTTATGAAATTCCATCATCATTCTGTCACGTGTTACCTTTGCAATAATTGATGCTGCCGCAATAGAGAATGATAGAGAATCTCCCCTGATAATGGGTTTCTGAGGCCATAAAACATCAGGTATTGCTCTTCCGTCCACAAGCAGAAAAAGAGGCGATGCACTTAATTCGGAAACAGCAATACGCATGGCCTTGTAGGTGGCCTGCAGAATATTTATCCTGTCAATTTCCTCTGAGTCAACAACTCCTACACCTATTGAAAGGGCTCTCTCTTTTATTATTTGAAATATTTCTTCTCTCTTTTTCGGTGTCAGTTTTTTTGAGTCGTTAACTCCGGTAAAAAAAACATCTTTGGGAAAAACGACTGCAGATGCTACAACAGGCCCTGCAAGAGGGCCTCTTCCGGCCTCATCTATTCCCGCTGCATAACTGCCTTTCAGCCAGACCTCCCGATCATAAATCAGCATCTTCTCTATTCGTTCGATTTCCAAAGCTTCAGACAGCATATTTGAATCTACCCCTGTTTAATAATTATTTCATCAACAAACAGCCATCCCTTATTACCTGCTCCGGGATGCCACTTGGGAATATCCCCTATATTCTGAGCCCTGACTCTTACGTATCTTGTTTTTAAATTCCTGAACTTCTTAACAATGTCCTTTACAATTACTCCCTCTTCGTCTTCAGGGACATTACTCTTTAATTCCGCAGCTTTTGAAAAATGACTGCCGTCATCTGATACAAAAATATCAA
This window contains:
- a CDS encoding ribonuclease HII, which encodes MLSEALEIERIEKMLIYDREVWLKGSYAAGIDEAGRGPLAGPVVASAVVFPKDVFFTGVNDSKKLTPKKREEIFQIIKERALSIGVGVVDSEEIDRINILQATYKAMRIAVSELSASPLFLLVDGRAIPDVLWPQKPIIRGDSLSFSIAAASIIAKVTRDRMMMEFHKIYPEYGFNKHKGYGTKEHVLSVKKFGMCPIHRRSFKIGGWGNL